In one bacterium genomic region, the following are encoded:
- a CDS encoding class I SAM-dependent methyltransferase, giving the protein MTRRSATGSRWTEADSKAFDAFGDVVVPSRAEQIDTLCALIPASADESFTAVELAAGGGKLARAVLDRFPRCHYVALDGSPHMRARLREVLAPFGRRAVVAAFRLEAARWRAALPRPLRCVLTSLAVHHLTAGQKRRLFADLAGRLEPGGALLIADLVEPAAARVGALFASQWDRAAREQSGTGPRAARTRARFAQGGWNYYRLTTPDPVDQPSRLLDQLDWLRRAGLHAVDCFWMRAGHAIFGGYRGGRAPTAPAGEGPGGRGVSLPERRRPRRAPAASARPAAGKGRTSPRSRRTRTRTR; this is encoded by the coding sequence GTGACTCGCCGCTCCGCAACCGGGTCCAGGTGGACCGAGGCCGATTCCAAGGCGTTCGACGCGTTCGGCGACGTCGTCGTCCCATCCCGCGCCGAGCAGATCGACACGCTCTGCGCACTGATTCCGGCGTCGGCGGACGAGTCGTTCACCGCGGTCGAGCTCGCCGCAGGTGGCGGGAAACTCGCGCGGGCGGTGCTCGACCGGTTTCCCCGCTGCCACTATGTGGCCCTCGACGGATCGCCCCATATGCGCGCTCGGCTGCGCGAGGTGCTCGCGCCCTTCGGCCGCCGCGCGGTGGTGGCGGCGTTTCGGCTCGAGGCCGCTCGGTGGCGGGCGGCGCTGCCGCGCCCACTCCGCTGTGTGTTAACCTCGCTCGCCGTGCATCACCTCACGGCCGGCCAAAAGCGGCGGCTGTTCGCCGATCTTGCGGGCCGGCTCGAACCGGGCGGTGCACTCCTCATTGCAGACCTGGTCGAACCCGCGGCTGCACGCGTCGGAGCGCTGTTCGCATCTCAGTGGGACCGCGCCGCCCGGGAGCAATCCGGTACGGGACCCCGCGCCGCGCGGACGCGCGCGCGTTTCGCCCAAGGCGGCTGGAACTACTACCGGCTCACGACACCCGACCCCGTGGATCAACCGTCCCGTCTGCTCGACCAGTTGGATTGGCTGCGCCGCGCCGGGCTGCACGCGGTGGACTGTTTCTGGATGCGCGCTGGGCACGCCATCTTCGGTGGGTATCGCGGCGGACGGGCGCCGACCGCGCCGGCGGGGGAAGGGCCGGGGGGGCGCGGCGTCAGCCTACCGGAACGTCGTCGACCTCGGCGCGCCCCCGCCGCATCAGCGCGACCAGCGGCAGGCAA
- a CDS encoding sulfite exporter TauE/SafE family protein produces MFIEILVLSVAAGVLGALLGLGGGIIIVPGLTLLIGLPIRYAVGASIVSVIATSSGAAAAYVRGGIANLRIAIALEVATTVGALSGAFLAGYISPRWLYVIFGLLLAYSAVALLGRLTVEVPGEVPPDPLAERLRFAGEYDDQALGQRVPYTATAVLPGGVMMYVAGLLSGLLGIGSGSFKVLAMDIVMRLPMKVSTATSNFMIGVTAAASAGVYFARGDIHPLVAAPVALGVLAGAWGGTHIMQRLRNTTLRKLFIPVLAATAAEMIIRGFHV; encoded by the coding sequence GTGTTCATCGAGATTCTTGTGCTGTCGGTGGCGGCGGGCGTGCTCGGCGCCTTGCTCGGCCTCGGCGGCGGCATCATCATCGTCCCAGGACTGACCCTGCTGATCGGCCTGCCGATCCGCTACGCAGTCGGCGCGAGCATCGTTTCTGTCATCGCGACGAGCAGCGGAGCGGCAGCCGCGTACGTACGCGGAGGGATCGCGAACCTGCGCATTGCCATCGCGCTCGAGGTCGCGACCACCGTCGGCGCACTGTCAGGCGCATTTCTCGCCGGCTACATCTCGCCTCGCTGGCTGTATGTAATCTTCGGCCTGCTCCTCGCGTACTCCGCCGTGGCGCTCCTTGGACGCCTCACCGTCGAGGTGCCGGGAGAGGTGCCCCCGGACCCGCTCGCCGAGCGGCTTCGGTTCGCCGGCGAGTACGACGACCAGGCGCTCGGCCAACGGGTCCCCTACACCGCGACCGCGGTGCTTCCCGGCGGCGTCATGATGTACGTCGCCGGATTGCTCTCGGGGTTGCTCGGCATCGGCAGTGGCTCGTTCAAAGTGCTGGCGATGGACATCGTCATGCGGCTGCCGATGAAGGTCTCGACGGCGACCAGCAACTTCATGATCGGCGTCACCGCGGCAGCCAGCGCGGGCGTGTACTTCGCGAGGGGCGACATCCACCCGCTGGTCGCCGCCCCGGTGGCGCTCGGCGTGCTCGCTGGCGCATGGGGCGGGACCCACATCATGCAGCGGTTGCGCAACACGACGCTCCGAAAGCTGTTCATCCCGGTACTGGCCGCGACGGCCGCCGAGATGATCATCCGGGGATTCCATGTCTAG
- a CDS encoding DUF1634 domain-containing protein: MSRIAPPDGHARAELASVNAAIGRVLRWGVLLSAALIVAGVALFVAHGGARAILFSPVGVPAAAEQDPHSLRVVLDELLPPQPAAVTDAGLLLLMITPVVSVAISVAAFAARRDWVYVALAGFVFAMLMVGFAIGQA; this comes from the coding sequence ATGTCTAGGATCGCCCCTCCGGACGGCCACGCTCGGGCCGAACTCGCGAGCGTGAACGCGGCGATCGGCCGGGTCCTGCGCTGGGGTGTGCTGCTGTCGGCCGCGCTCATCGTCGCGGGGGTCGCACTGTTCGTCGCACACGGAGGAGCGCGCGCGATCCTGTTCTCCCCCGTCGGCGTGCCCGCCGCCGCGGAACAGGATCCGCACTCGCTGAGGGTCGTGTTGGACGAACTCCTCCCGCCGCAGCCCGCGGCCGTGACGGACGCCGGGCTGCTGTTGCTGATGATCACGCCCGTGGTGAGCGTCGCGATCTCGGTCGCCGCCTTCGCCGCGCGACGCGATTGGGTTTACGTCGCGCTCGCGGGATTCGTGTTTGCCATGCTGATGGTGGGATTCGCGATCGGCCAGGCTTGA
- a CDS encoding NAD(P)H-binding protein, protein MQARGKIAVAGATGRVGRHVVDVLKAGGHDVVAISRSSGVDVITGNGMAKALTGVECLIDVATGPSPEQKAATEFFTTAARNLQEVGKRAGVQRMVVVSIIATDRFTAGYGAAKIAHERAVLSGSIPVRILRAAQFHEFVPQLVEWGRRGEVSYVPKMRTQLVAARTVAQALVDLATGSDAALAPGSSAAIPEIAGPRPENLVDMARLLVARRGDPVRIEGVIDPADPDRDLYESAALLPGADATLAGPTFEEWLDATDRTQ, encoded by the coding sequence ATGCAAGCACGTGGGAAGATTGCGGTCGCGGGGGCGACGGGGAGAGTGGGCCGTCACGTCGTCGACGTGCTCAAGGCGGGGGGACACGATGTCGTTGCGATATCGCGTTCCAGCGGCGTGGACGTGATTACAGGGAACGGGATGGCGAAGGCGTTAACCGGCGTGGAGTGTCTTATCGACGTGGCCACCGGTCCCTCGCCGGAGCAGAAGGCGGCAACGGAGTTCTTCACCACGGCAGCCCGCAATCTGCAGGAGGTCGGCAAGCGAGCTGGCGTGCAGCGGATGGTCGTAGTCTCCATCATCGCTACTGACCGGTTCACCGCAGGCTATGGGGCGGCGAAGATCGCCCACGAGCGGGCCGTGCTGTCGGGGTCGATCCCGGTGCGTATCTTGCGCGCGGCGCAGTTCCATGAGTTCGTCCCGCAACTCGTGGAGTGGGGCCGGCGGGGCGAGGTGAGCTACGTCCCGAAGATGCGCACTCAGCTGGTCGCCGCCCGGACCGTTGCGCAGGCGCTTGTCGATCTCGCCACCGGTTCCGATGCGGCGCTCGCACCGGGATCCAGCGCAGCGATTCCGGAGATCGCCGGTCCGCGACCGGAGAATCTCGTCGACATGGCGAGATTGCTCGTGGCCCGGCGCGGAGACCCAGTGCGGATCGAGGGTGTGATCGACCCCGCTGACCCGGATCGGGACCTCTATGAAAGCGCTGCCTTGCTGCCTGGCGCGGACGCTACCCTCGCTGGCCCGACGTTCGAGGAGTGGCTCGACGCCACCGATCGAACGCAGTAG